Proteins encoded together in one Streptomyces umbrinus window:
- a CDS encoding exopolysaccharide biosynthesis polyprenyl glycosylphosphotransferase yields the protein MTADSAISSPGTQPRDHGFSPVSVMPPRGAVPSPPSPAGRRPARSASPVPLLVADGTAALLGALTLTGTQLRPLPSALLLAASLLLRPHHARPPVPGILDELPAICRRTAVAWLALAALVAAYRPDDALSTRTLLVGFAVQAAASCALRGTVHARWRAALLRNPHTALVIGPAVTAQHVAAAVLRHPWCGVRPVGIVAERQDGAGGLPVLTTGEEVERAVVQNSVRAVLAVHPSVRAQQGPLLSALTERGCVVWELDADSPSYATKDRLAGFSCSRLERTTTPRGSVGKRALDILVSATLLLLVSPLLLVCAVTLRISDGPGVVFRQERIGKDGKPFTLLKFRTHRPVDEHEAATRWSVADDHEMRGFCRMLRRTSLDELLQLWNVLRGDMSLVGPRPERPYFVAQFSEAHPGYAARHRMRTGVTGLAQIHGLRGDTSIEDRFRFDNVYIDNWSLWQDVCILLRTAATLMRPTGS from the coding sequence GTGACCGCGGATAGCGCTATCTCCTCCCCCGGCACACAGCCCCGGGATCACGGATTCTCGCCCGTTTCGGTCATGCCGCCGCGCGGCGCCGTCCCGAGTCCCCCGTCCCCCGCCGGCAGGCGGCCCGCGCGGTCGGCCTCACCGGTGCCCCTGCTCGTCGCGGACGGCACGGCCGCCCTGCTGGGTGCCCTGACACTGACCGGGACTCAACTCCGCCCGCTCCCATCGGCCTTGCTGTTGGCCGCGTCGCTGCTGCTGCGCCCGCACCACGCGCGCCCGCCGGTGCCGGGCATCCTCGACGAACTGCCCGCCATCTGCCGCCGGACAGCGGTGGCCTGGCTGGCGCTCGCCGCACTGGTGGCGGCGTACCGGCCGGACGACGCGCTGTCCACGCGCACCCTGTTGGTGGGCTTCGCCGTGCAGGCTGCGGCGAGCTGCGCGCTGCGCGGCACCGTGCACGCGAGGTGGCGCGCCGCGCTGCTGCGCAACCCGCACACCGCGCTCGTCATCGGCCCGGCGGTGACCGCGCAGCACGTGGCCGCCGCCGTGTTGCGGCACCCTTGGTGCGGGGTACGGCCGGTGGGGATCGTGGCCGAACGACAGGACGGCGCCGGGGGCCTGCCGGTTCTGACGACCGGTGAAGAGGTCGAGAGGGCGGTCGTCCAGAACAGCGTGCGGGCGGTGCTGGCCGTCCACCCCTCCGTACGGGCCCAACAGGGACCGCTGCTGAGCGCGCTGACCGAGCGGGGTTGCGTGGTCTGGGAGCTGGACGCGGACTCTCCGTCGTACGCGACGAAGGACCGACTGGCCGGGTTCTCCTGCAGTCGTCTGGAGAGGACTACGACGCCACGCGGCAGCGTGGGCAAGCGGGCGCTTGACATCCTCGTGTCGGCGACACTGCTGCTGCTGGTCAGCCCCCTGTTGCTGGTGTGCGCGGTGACACTGCGGATCAGCGACGGGCCGGGGGTGGTGTTCCGGCAGGAGCGCATCGGCAAGGACGGAAAGCCGTTCACGCTGCTGAAGTTCCGCACTCACCGTCCCGTCGACGAGCACGAGGCGGCGACCCGGTGGAGCGTGGCGGACGACCACGAGATGCGCGGGTTCTGCCGCATGCTGCGGCGCACCTCGCTCGATGAGCTCCTCCAGCTGTGGAACGTGCTCCGGGGCGACATGAGTCTGGTCGGACCTCGGCCCGAGCGCCCCTACTTCGTCGCACAGTTCAGCGAGGCCCACCCCGGCTACGCGGCTCGCCACCGTATGCGGACCGGCGTCACCGGCCTCGCCCAGATCCATGGGCTGCGCGGCGACACGTCCATCGAGGACCGCTTCCGGTTCGACAACGTCTACATCGACAACTGGTCGCTGTGGCAGGACGTGTGCATCCTGTTGCGCACCGCGGCCACGCTCATGCGTCCGACGGGAAGCTGA
- a CDS encoding lipopolysaccharide biosynthesis protein, with protein sequence MTDKPTRFRRKSGRPGRTGVLRPWLLLAAGTLVGGLLGGAYGTLKAPTYTATSYVVAVPTNNSDPTTALGFAQAYGRAATQLAVLGDAQSSAGVPVRTLRRNVRTATSPDAPMIAVSATSERPGLASGMANAVTRALTHHANKTKGSTHVELVQFSPAVRPTEPTSASRMVTGLVGTSAGGLLGGLALLVRPRRTESDDTASPASVPGPATAADMHGQL encoded by the coding sequence ATGACCGACAAACCCACTCGATTCCGCCGGAAGTCCGGCCGCCCGGGCCGCACCGGCGTCCTGCGGCCCTGGCTGCTGCTCGCGGCCGGCACGCTCGTCGGCGGCCTGCTCGGCGGTGCCTACGGCACGCTCAAGGCCCCGACGTACACGGCGACCAGCTATGTCGTCGCCGTACCCACCAACAATTCCGACCCGACCACCGCACTCGGCTTCGCACAGGCGTACGGCCGCGCCGCCACGCAGCTCGCGGTGCTCGGGGACGCGCAGTCGTCGGCGGGCGTACCGGTGCGGACGCTGCGGCGGAACGTGCGGACGGCCACCTCGCCGGACGCGCCGATGATCGCCGTCTCGGCCACCTCCGAGCGCCCCGGCCTCGCCTCCGGCATGGCCAACGCGGTCACCCGCGCGCTGACCCACCACGCGAACAAGACCAAGGGCAGCACCCACGTCGAACTCGTCCAGTTCTCACCGGCGGTGCGGCCGACCGAGCCGACGTCAGCGTCACGGATGGTGACCGGTCTGGTCGGCACGAGCGCGGGCGGCCTGCTCGGCGGCCTGGCGCTGCTCGTACGGCCGAGGCGGACGGAAAGCGACGACACCGCCAGCCCCGCCTCGGTGCCCGGCCCGGCCACCGCCGCCGACATGCATGGACAGCTGTGA
- a CDS encoding polysaccharide deacetylase family protein, with protein sequence MAVPVESVGTGRHPAARPRPVPWVAMYHSVGDCSDDPYRITVTPERLERQLAWLRRRRLRGVSLRELFAARARGKGRRLVGLTFDDGYADFLAHALPALRHWNCGATLFVLPARLGGVNSWDTLGPRKPLLSADGVRRAAAAGVEIGSHGLTHVDLTRADDATLKAEVTDSRALLSELIGAPVDGFCYPYGTVDRRAVAAVREAGYTYACAIDPGPLTGPHALPRLHIGQNDTAWRLHLKHRLHRLRRRPVEGV encoded by the coding sequence ATGGCCGTTCCAGTTGAATCCGTCGGCACGGGCAGACACCCCGCCGCGCGCCCCCGTCCGGTCCCGTGGGTGGCGATGTACCACTCCGTGGGCGACTGCTCCGACGACCCGTACCGCATCACGGTCACACCCGAGCGGCTGGAGCGGCAGCTGGCCTGGCTGCGCCGGCGCCGGCTACGCGGCGTGTCCCTGCGCGAACTGTTCGCCGCCCGCGCCCGGGGCAAAGGTCGGCGCCTGGTCGGTCTCACCTTCGACGACGGATACGCCGACTTCCTCGCCCACGCTCTGCCGGCGCTACGCCATTGGAACTGCGGTGCCACCCTCTTCGTCCTGCCCGCCCGGCTCGGGGGCGTCAACTCCTGGGACACGCTCGGCCCGCGCAAGCCGCTGCTGTCCGCGGACGGCGTCCGGCGGGCGGCTGCCGCGGGCGTGGAGATCGGTTCGCACGGGCTGACGCACGTCGATCTCACCCGGGCCGACGATGCCACGCTGAAGGCTGAGGTCACCGACAGCAGGGCACTGCTGTCGGAGCTGATCGGTGCTCCGGTCGACGGGTTCTGCTACCCGTACGGCACGGTCGACCGCCGCGCCGTCGCCGCCGTACGCGAAGCCGGGTACACCTACGCCTGCGCCATCGACCCCGGCCCCCTGACCGGCCCGCACGCCCTCCCCCGTCTGCACATCGGCCAGAACGACACAGCCTGGCGGCTGCACCTCAAGCACCGGCTGCACCGGCTGCGCCGGCGCCCCGTGGAGGGCGTGTGA
- a CDS encoding glycosyltransferase, protein MKGLHIITGLGVGGAEQQLRLLLQHLTVDCEVVALTNPGAVADGLVADGVRVHHLGMGANHDLSALPRLIRLIRAGGYDLVHTHLYRACVYGRLAARLAGVRAVVATEHSLGDSQMEGRQLTAGVRALYLASERLGSATVAVSPAVADRLKRWGVPSPRIEVVPNGIDLARFHFDVSRRHHTRRRLGLPEDAYVVGGIGRLTAGKRFDVLIRAMARLPGDHWLLLVGGGPEENVLRRTAHEAGVADRVLFTGERPNVPDASPGLDVPSLTFAMDLLASPSPEESFGLAVVEALASGLPVLYTSCPAIEDLPPQAAAGALRVRGGPEAYARAVAAVRAAGPRPRTAADAAHSYSISRSAARLMDVYTAAVSSSLSPSPQGASS, encoded by the coding sequence ATGAAAGGGCTGCACATCATCACCGGTCTCGGCGTCGGCGGCGCCGAACAACAGCTCCGCCTGCTCCTGCAGCACCTCACCGTCGACTGCGAGGTGGTGGCCCTCACCAACCCGGGCGCCGTCGCCGACGGGCTTGTTGCCGACGGCGTCCGCGTGCACCACCTCGGCATGGGCGCCAACCACGACCTGTCCGCGCTCCCCCGCCTGATCCGCCTGATCCGCGCGGGTGGCTACGACCTGGTCCACACCCACCTCTATCGCGCCTGCGTCTACGGTCGGCTGGCCGCCCGACTCGCTGGCGTCAGGGCCGTGGTCGCCACCGAACATTCCCTCGGCGACTCCCAGATGGAAGGCCGGCAGCTGACAGCGGGCGTCCGCGCGCTCTACCTCGCCAGCGAGCGCCTCGGTTCCGCCACGGTCGCCGTCTCCCCCGCTGTCGCCGACCGCCTCAAACGCTGGGGCGTGCCCTCCCCTCGCATCGAGGTCGTCCCCAACGGAATCGACCTGGCCCGTTTCCACTTCGACGTGTCCCGGCGCCACCACACTCGCCGACGCCTCGGCCTGCCGGAGGACGCCTACGTCGTCGGCGGGATCGGCCGCCTCACCGCGGGCAAGCGCTTCGACGTCCTCATCCGGGCGATGGCCCGACTTCCGGGCGACCACTGGCTGTTGCTGGTCGGTGGCGGCCCGGAGGAGAACGTCCTGCGCCGTACGGCCCACGAGGCAGGCGTGGCCGACCGCGTCCTGTTCACCGGCGAGCGCCCCAACGTCCCCGACGCCTCCCCCGGCCTCGACGTGCCCTCGCTCACGTTCGCCATGGACCTGCTCGCCTCGCCGTCCCCCGAGGAGTCCTTCGGGCTGGCGGTCGTGGAGGCCCTGGCGTCCGGCCTGCCCGTGCTCTACACATCCTGCCCGGCGATCGAGGACCTGCCTCCGCAGGCCGCCGCCGGTGCCCTACGCGTGCGCGGCGGCCCCGAGGCGTACGCCCGTGCCGTCGCCGCAGTGCGCGCGGCCGGCCCGCGGCCGCGTACGGCTGCGGACGCCGCGCACAGCTACAGCATCTCCCGCAGCGCTGCCCGGCTCATGGACGTGTACACGGCAGCGGTGTCCAGCTCATTGTCCCCCTCACCTCAGGGAGCCAGTTCGTGA
- a CDS encoding O-antigen ligase family protein has protein sequence MTLALTPLMRRGTVLTPVLPVVAVLALLALPLDPSSEGGPGPADAASGFLVLLCVIRLVRDRRRPLPRTAAVVLGLPVLGLVVAALGAYSPEAGIAGMSRYLQIFVLVPTAVLLLIRDLGDFRLLAWSFVGLAGWQGAVGVHQYVTRTGASFQGEQIRAVGTFGPQDVMGMATVVGIGLVCAFALALRRTSVRQRGVALACALALLLPLALSFSRGAWIATAVTCAVQLVLAGLRRALKVAAVVAAAGVVLVGGLGVGTAVLEERIDSITQVTDAPDQSVVDRYAMWAAATDIWREHPLTGVGLKGFPEYRDAYASPTLSSGSDTEGAGAAYRKQPLLSPHSMYLLVLSEQGLLGLMAFAGSWLALLVCVLRATVRARPSGRHGLDCGLVACGLLVWQLTDFVYADIGGPSTVLTAVSFGLVTWWALAGNSEPQAAPPVPVLGNARESVARCP, from the coding sequence ATGACTCTCGCACTGACGCCGCTCATGCGCCGGGGCACCGTCCTGACACCGGTCCTGCCCGTGGTGGCTGTGCTCGCCCTGCTGGCGCTGCCGCTCGACCCGAGCAGCGAGGGTGGCCCAGGTCCCGCCGACGCGGCGTCCGGGTTCCTGGTGCTCCTCTGTGTGATCCGCCTCGTACGGGACCGGCGACGCCCCTTGCCGCGTACGGCCGCCGTGGTGCTGGGCCTGCCGGTCCTCGGGCTGGTCGTCGCTGCCCTGGGGGCGTACTCACCCGAGGCCGGGATCGCCGGTATGAGCCGGTATCTGCAGATCTTCGTGCTCGTCCCCACGGCGGTCCTGCTGCTGATCCGCGACCTGGGCGACTTCCGGCTGCTGGCCTGGTCGTTCGTGGGGCTCGCGGGCTGGCAGGGGGCCGTCGGAGTGCACCAGTACGTCACCCGGACCGGCGCCTCCTTTCAGGGCGAGCAGATCCGGGCCGTCGGCACGTTCGGGCCACAGGACGTGATGGGGATGGCAACGGTGGTCGGCATCGGCCTCGTGTGCGCGTTCGCCCTCGCGCTCCGGCGGACGTCTGTACGGCAAAGGGGAGTCGCCCTCGCGTGCGCGCTGGCGCTGCTGCTGCCGCTCGCGCTGTCCTTCAGCCGGGGCGCGTGGATCGCGACGGCTGTGACCTGCGCCGTGCAGCTGGTCCTGGCCGGGCTGCGGCGCGCGCTCAAGGTGGCTGCGGTCGTAGCCGCGGCGGGCGTGGTCCTGGTGGGCGGTCTCGGTGTCGGCACGGCGGTGCTGGAGGAGCGGATCGACAGCATCACTCAAGTCACCGACGCCCCCGACCAGTCCGTCGTCGACCGGTACGCGATGTGGGCGGCCGCCACCGACATCTGGCGCGAACACCCGCTGACCGGCGTCGGGTTGAAGGGCTTCCCCGAGTACCGGGACGCGTACGCCTCGCCGACGCTGTCGTCGGGCAGCGACACCGAGGGCGCGGGGGCCGCGTACCGGAAGCAGCCGCTGCTGTCACCGCACAGCATGTATCTACTGGTGCTGAGCGAACAGGGCCTACTCGGGCTGATGGCGTTCGCCGGGAGCTGGCTGGCGCTGCTGGTGTGCGTGCTGCGGGCGACGGTGCGGGCGCGCCCGTCGGGGCGACACGGCCTCGACTGCGGGCTGGTCGCCTGCGGATTGCTGGTCTGGCAGCTCACCGACTTCGTGTACGCCGACATCGGCGGCCCCTCCACCGTGCTGACCGCCGTGTCCTTCGGGTTGGTGACGTGGTGGGCGCTGGCCGGGAACAGCGAGCCGCAGGCCGCCCCGCCGGTTCCGGTACTCGGAAACGCGCGGGAGAGCGTGGCGCGATGCCCGTGA
- the murJ gene encoding murein biosynthesis integral membrane protein MurJ: protein MPVTPPQTPRAPRCGTDGVAVPAARTATQEMDSTDSPTATGKFIAKATLITASLSVAGALLGLVRDQALAQFFGAGSETDAFLVAWTVPEFAATLLIEDGLAIAMIPAFSLALARRAQGVSGDPVRSLVASTLPRLSLGFVAVSALIIVGAPYLVEALAPGLPEPGLATDCTRLTATCVLSFGLAGYCSAALRAHRRFLAPATIYVAYNAGIIAAMLLLGERWGVRSAAAGVAAGGCLMVAVQLPSLRRLLRSRPSVSGGGVEVHPMNLALISSVLLFAMCRQSQVLIERFLASTLPAGAISHLNYAQKVAQIPMTLSLMLCTVTFPVVAQALADGDTERARARVERDLALACRLVLFGAATVIACAPQIIAILFQRGAFTAQDTVVTAGVLRVYALGLLGQTLVGVLIRTYFSAGRPTWYPIGAMTAGVVATTWMGVGTVDSWGVSGIAAANAVGITVTAALLLAGLAQEPNGHARPKSARRAGKPAGPSSFTFSTWTAARRRRAAQHRSRGVPIRTRHVLSDLGRPLRTAVVATAAGAFTSSAPGSPVAGFAVGCVTVTAVFLLLGLALGTQGRTPALHSVGAVTRRLRHGRSS, encoded by the coding sequence ATGCCCGTGACGCCGCCGCAGACTCCGCGTGCGCCCCGTTGCGGGACCGACGGGGTCGCCGTGCCCGCGGCACGGACAGCCACGCAGGAAATGGACAGCACCGACTCCCCTACGGCTACGGGGAAGTTCATCGCGAAGGCCACTCTGATCACGGCGTCGCTGTCGGTCGCCGGGGCGCTGCTCGGCCTGGTGCGGGATCAGGCACTGGCCCAGTTCTTCGGGGCGGGCAGCGAGACGGACGCCTTTCTGGTCGCGTGGACCGTACCGGAGTTCGCCGCCACGCTGCTCATCGAGGACGGCCTGGCCATCGCGATGATCCCGGCTTTCAGCTTGGCCCTGGCCCGGCGCGCCCAGGGCGTCTCCGGCGACCCGGTTCGCTCCCTCGTCGCCAGCACCCTGCCCCGCCTGTCCCTCGGCTTCGTCGCCGTGTCCGCGCTGATCATCGTAGGGGCCCCCTACCTGGTCGAGGCTCTGGCACCCGGCCTGCCCGAACCCGGCCTCGCCACCGACTGCACCCGGCTGACGGCGACCTGTGTACTGAGCTTCGGGCTCGCCGGGTACTGCAGCGCGGCTCTGCGGGCGCACCGTCGCTTCCTGGCGCCCGCGACGATCTACGTGGCCTACAACGCCGGCATCATCGCCGCGATGTTGCTGCTCGGCGAGCGCTGGGGCGTGCGATCGGCGGCGGCCGGAGTGGCGGCGGGTGGCTGCCTGATGGTCGCTGTCCAACTGCCGTCCCTGCGGCGGCTCTTGAGGAGTCGCCCATCCGTTTCCGGCGGCGGGGTCGAGGTACACCCGATGAACCTCGCCCTGATCAGCAGCGTTCTCCTCTTCGCCATGTGCCGACAGTCCCAGGTCCTGATCGAGCGCTTCCTCGCCTCCACCCTTCCCGCCGGGGCCATCTCGCACCTCAACTACGCGCAGAAGGTGGCCCAGATCCCGATGACGCTGTCGCTGATGCTGTGCACCGTCACCTTTCCGGTGGTCGCGCAGGCGCTCGCCGACGGCGACACCGAACGGGCTCGCGCCCGCGTGGAGCGGGACTTGGCGCTGGCCTGCCGCCTGGTGCTCTTCGGCGCGGCCACGGTGATCGCCTGCGCGCCGCAGATCATCGCGATCCTGTTCCAACGGGGCGCGTTCACCGCGCAGGACACGGTGGTGACCGCGGGCGTCCTGCGCGTGTACGCCCTCGGGCTGCTCGGCCAGACCCTGGTGGGGGTACTGATCCGCACGTACTTCTCGGCGGGGCGGCCCACCTGGTATCCGATCGGCGCCATGACCGCGGGTGTCGTCGCGACCACCTGGATGGGGGTGGGAACCGTGGACTCCTGGGGCGTGTCGGGGATCGCCGCCGCCAACGCCGTCGGCATCACCGTCACGGCCGCACTGCTGCTCGCCGGCCTCGCGCAGGAGCCGAACGGACACGCCCGTCCCAAGAGCGCACGGCGAGCGGGAAAACCCGCAGGACCGAGTTCCTTCACCTTCTCGACCTGGACCGCGGCCCGCCGTCGTCGAGCCGCGCAGCACAGGTCACGCGGGGTCCCCATCCGTACCCGGCACGTGCTGTCCGATCTGGGCAGGCCGCTGCGGACGGCGGTGGTCGCCACGGCGGCGGGGGCGTTCACCTCAAGCGCGCCGGGGTCCCCGGTGGCGGGTTTCGCGGTCGGCTGCGTGACCGTGACCGCCGTTTTCCTCCTGCTCGGACTGGCCCTGGGCACCCAGGGCCGCACACCCGCGCTTCATTCCGTAGGTGCCGTCACGCGGAGGCTGAGGCATGGCCGTTCCAGTTGA
- a CDS encoding glycosyltransferase, whose product MHTSSTSPRSRVLHLTQPVDGGVARVVTDLVQAQLTAGLAVTVACPDGALTTGLRRLGADVRHWQATRSPGPSLVREVRHLARVIDEVRPHLVHAHSAKAGLAGRLAVRGRIPTVFQPHAWSFEATGGAASALARAWERWGVRWASQVVCVSEAERMTGVHAGISGRWSVIPNGVDLQRFRPAPVGTVRAGLRPLREVDPAAPLVVCVGRLCRQKGQAVLVRAWSAVARRVPGARLVLVGDGPDRDRLRAHAPRSVLFAGAVADVVPWYQAADLVVLPSRWEGMALAPLEAMACGRPVVATDVDGARESLPPSLASRCLVPPENPAVLAGAIAELLLDPPLRASLGCQGLQHVLSSHDVRHTAEAVADVYRHLIDVRPAPRVAPTEHRESIHS is encoded by the coding sequence ATGCACACGTCATCAACCAGCCCTCGGTCACGGGTCCTTCACCTCACCCAGCCCGTGGACGGCGGGGTCGCCCGCGTCGTGACGGACCTGGTACAGGCGCAACTCACGGCCGGCCTGGCCGTCACGGTGGCCTGCCCCGACGGCGCGCTGACCACAGGGCTCCGGCGACTGGGCGCGGACGTACGGCACTGGCAGGCGACGCGGTCACCGGGTCCGTCACTCGTCCGGGAGGTACGGCATCTCGCACGCGTGATCGATGAAGTACGCCCTCATCTGGTGCACGCGCACAGCGCGAAGGCCGGGCTCGCCGGGCGGCTTGCCGTCCGGGGGAGGATCCCGACCGTGTTCCAGCCGCACGCCTGGTCGTTCGAGGCCACCGGCGGGGCCGCCTCGGCGCTCGCGCGGGCGTGGGAACGGTGGGGGGTGCGTTGGGCCTCCCAGGTGGTGTGCGTGAGCGAGGCGGAGCGCATGACCGGCGTGCACGCCGGGATCAGCGGGCGGTGGAGCGTCATCCCCAACGGCGTCGACCTGCAGCGCTTCCGCCCCGCCCCCGTCGGTACCGTACGGGCTGGGTTGAGGCCGTTGCGCGAGGTCGATCCCGCCGCGCCGCTCGTCGTCTGTGTAGGGCGGCTGTGCCGACAAAAGGGCCAGGCCGTCCTGGTGAGGGCGTGGAGTGCCGTCGCCCGCAGGGTGCCCGGCGCGCGTCTCGTCCTGGTCGGCGACGGGCCGGACCGCGACCGGCTTCGGGCGCACGCGCCGAGGTCCGTGCTGTTCGCGGGTGCCGTCGCCGACGTCGTCCCCTGGTACCAGGCCGCCGATCTCGTCGTTCTGCCGTCCCGTTGGGAGGGCATGGCGCTGGCCCCGCTGGAGGCGATGGCCTGCGGCCGGCCGGTGGTGGCCACAGACGTCGACGGTGCCCGCGAGAGCCTGCCTCCCTCACTCGCCTCCCGCTGCCTGGTCCCGCCCGAGAACCCGGCGGTGCTGGCCGGGGCCATCGCCGAACTGCTGCTCGACCCGCCGCTGCGCGCATCGCTCGGCTGCCAGGGGCTCCAGCACGTCCTGTCCTCGCACGACGTGCGGCACACCGCCGAGGCGGTTGCGGACGTCTACCGCCATCTGATCGACGTGCGACCCGCACCACGCGTCGCACCCACGGAGCATAGGGAGTCCATCCACTCGTGA
- a CDS encoding glycoside hydrolase family 26 protein: MVLQQCRARTRRLAVVVAAVAVSAGLASGTGFAAGTGPFAGASAPMAATPAPTVPAASASAAPPAPQASTVTPDLTTRPVIEPSKPAPPNSSAAPTTSAPGTERPAFGAFLDSGVRGVYGMTKLGRWLGGAEPRVGHTYLPGDRWSNIEGTDRFLAPWARWRTAKDDRIFVLNVPMQERNEEGVSDAEVRLLLRQGAAGHFDHHFRALAARLVELDVPDTVLVLGWEMNGTTYTHRCGPDPKAWKSYWNRIVTTMRSVPGQKFRFDFTPSRGRDAVPWTRCYPGDDTVDIIGMDTYDQPRGVSFDEQVKEPYGLQAQVDFAKSHNKPISYPEWGLFRNGDNAEYMRRMLAWIDEHKPLYNTLTDYCPHGVWQCGANPRSSWVYRSALFGRADEPATSPTLPTSPTPAVPTAPSPPTRCAPLRLGDWGEYWLGGRLCLRLDWWSRTR; the protein is encoded by the coding sequence ATGGTTCTACAGCAGTGTCGGGCCCGGACCAGGCGGCTGGCGGTCGTCGTGGCGGCGGTCGCCGTTTCGGCCGGGCTGGCCTCCGGTACCGGCTTCGCAGCGGGGACGGGGCCCTTCGCCGGTGCTTCCGCTCCGATGGCGGCCACCCCGGCGCCAACGGTGCCCGCGGCGTCCGCATCGGCCGCGCCGCCAGCACCGCAGGCATCCACGGTCACCCCGGACCTCACGACCCGGCCCGTCATCGAGCCGTCGAAACCGGCCCCGCCGAACTCTTCCGCCGCGCCGACGACCTCGGCGCCTGGCACGGAGCGCCCCGCCTTCGGCGCCTTTCTCGACTCCGGAGTCCGGGGCGTGTACGGCATGACGAAACTCGGCAGGTGGCTGGGTGGTGCCGAGCCGCGCGTCGGTCACACCTATCTGCCGGGGGACCGTTGGAGCAACATCGAGGGAACCGACCGCTTCCTTGCGCCGTGGGCGCGCTGGCGCACGGCGAAGGACGACCGGATCTTCGTTCTCAACGTGCCCATGCAGGAGCGCAACGAGGAGGGAGTCTCCGACGCCGAGGTCAGGTTGCTGCTGCGGCAGGGTGCGGCCGGGCACTTCGATCATCACTTCCGCGCACTCGCCGCGCGGCTGGTCGAGTTGGACGTGCCGGACACGGTACTGGTGCTCGGCTGGGAGATGAACGGCACGACGTACACCCATCGCTGTGGACCCGACCCGAAGGCATGGAAGTCGTACTGGAACAGGATCGTCACCACCATGCGTTCGGTGCCGGGACAGAAATTCCGGTTCGACTTCACGCCGAGCCGGGGCCGGGACGCCGTTCCCTGGACGCGGTGCTATCCGGGGGACGACACGGTCGACATCATCGGCATGGACACGTACGACCAGCCGCGAGGAGTTTCCTTCGACGAGCAGGTGAAAGAGCCATACGGACTTCAAGCACAAGTGGACTTCGCGAAATCGCATAACAAGCCCATTTCCTATCCCGAATGGGGGCTCTTCCGTAACGGTGACAACGCCGAATACATGCGGCGGATGCTCGCCTGGATCGATGAGCACAAGCCGCTGTACAACACGCTGACCGACTACTGCCCGCACGGAGTCTGGCAGTGCGGGGCCAATCCCAGATCTTCCTGGGTCTACCGGTCCGCCCTTTTCGGCCGCGCGGACGAACCTGCGACTTCGCCCACACTGCCCACATCGCCAACGCCGGCCGTGCCCACCGCACCGTCGCCTCCGACACGCTGCGCGCCGCTGCGCCTCGGCGACTGGGGCGAGTACTGGCTCGGCGGGAGGCTGTGTCTGCGTCTCGACTGGTGGTCGCGGACCCGATAG